Proteins encoded within one genomic window of Acidiferrobacter thiooxydans:
- the nifX gene encoding nitrogen fixation protein NifX — translation MKIAFATQDLKHVDAHFGWAKNIAVYEISADGYECVEVHEFDGELNEDGNEDKLGPKLEAIADCAILYVAAIGGSGAARVVAKNIHPVKVSTPEPIEDLLVKLRAVLSGTPPPWLRKALRKGQERHFALEEEVGHGG, via the coding sequence ATGAAGATCGCGTTCGCAACCCAAGATCTCAAGCATGTGGATGCCCATTTCGGATGGGCCAAGAACATCGCCGTCTACGAGATATCCGCGGATGGTTATGAGTGTGTGGAGGTGCATGAATTCGACGGTGAGCTCAACGAGGATGGCAACGAGGACAAGCTCGGGCCGAAACTTGAGGCAATCGCCGACTGCGCCATCCTTTATGTCGCCGCCATAGGGGGGTCGGGGGCGGCGCGGGTGGTCGCAAAGAACATCCACCCGGTGAAGGTCTCAACCCCGGAGCCGATCGAGGATCTGCTCGTGAAGCTGCGCGCGGTGTTGTCCGGCACGCCGCCGCCCTGGTTGCGCAAGGCCTTGCGGAAGGGTCAGGAGCGGCACTTCGCCTTGGAGGAGGAGGTGGGTCATGGCGGATAA